One Serratia liquefaciens genomic window, CTTCGCGCCGCCGTTGGAAGTGGCGGCGGAAGAGGCTCGCAAACAAGGGCTGAAGGTGGACATTATCGAATTCAGCGACTGGACCGCTCCTAACGTCAGCCTGGAAAACGGCGATATCGACGTCAACCTGTTCCAGCACCTGCCGTTCCTGCATAACGCCAACAAAGAAGGCAATTTCCATCTGGTGGCCTATGCCCCTGCGATCATCAATAACGTCGGGTTGTATTCCAAGAAACATAAAAGCATTGCCGAACTGCCGGACGGTGCCAGCGTGGCGATTGCCAATGACGTGATTAACGGCGGGCGCGGTCTGTTGCTGTTACAAAAGGCCGGGCTGATTAAGCTCAAACCCGGTGCGGGTATCCAGGCGACCCAGGCCGATATTGTCAGTAACCCCAAACACATCAAGATTATCGAGGTAGAAGCGGTGCAATTGGCGCGCACCCTGGAAGAAGTGGATCTGGCGCAGGGCTATCCCCACTACCTGCGGCTTTCCGGCACCGTCGATCCCAACAGCGCCCTGCTGTTTGACGGCCTGGAGAACCCGGAGTACGTGATCCAATTCGTGATCCGCGACGGTCATCAGGACGATCCGCGTCTGCGCAAGTTTGTCGACGTGTATCAGCATTCCCCGGTGGTACGCGCGAAGCTGGACAGTTTCTACGGCAAACTGTATCAGCCAGGCTGGAGTCAATAAGTTATGTCCAGCCTGGTCCTGACTCCGCCGGAGGCCCTGGTTGCCGATGAGCCGGTTCGCCACCTGGATGATACTCATCTGCGCTTTACCCGGCTCAGCAAGCGTTATCCCGGCCAACTGACCGATGCGCTAAAGGAAATTAACCTCAGCATTCGCCGAGGGGAAATTTTCGGCATCATCGGCCGTAGCGGCGCGGGGAAATCCTCGTTGATCCGCACCATCAACCGATTGGAACGCCCCAGCGGCGGCAGCGTCGAGGTCGATGGCGTCGATATTGATCGTCTGAATGAAGATCAATTGGTGGCCTTCCGACGGCGTACCGGCATGATTTTTCAGCATTTCAACCTGTTGTCGGCCAAAACCGTTCGGCAGAATATCGAGCTGCCCCTGCGTGTGGCGGGCGTGCCCCCCGCAGAACGGCGCAGCCGAGTGGACGCGCTGCTGGAGCTGGTCGGGCTACGCGACTACCCGGACGCCTACCCGGCACAGCTTTCCGGCGGGCAGAAACAGCGGGTCGGTATCGCCAGGGCACTGGTGCACAACCCTGAACTGTTGCTGTGCGACGAGGCCACCTCGGCACTCGATCCGGAAACCACCCGCGCCATTTTGGCCTTACTGCAACGCATCAACCGAGAGTTCAACATCACCATCGTGCTGATCACCCACGAAATGGAGGTGATCCACGATATTTGCCACCGGGTCGCCGTGCTGGAGCGCGGCGAAATT contains:
- a CDS encoding MetQ/NlpA family ABC transporter substrate-binding protein — protein: MTIANLALKILFPALLAFSGSVAAANDYSGALKVGTTAAFAPPLEVAAEEARKQGLKVDIIEFSDWTAPNVSLENGDIDVNLFQHLPFLHNANKEGNFHLVAYAPAIINNVGLYSKKHKSIAELPDGASVAIANDVINGGRGLLLLQKAGLIKLKPGAGIQATQADIVSNPKHIKIIEVEAVQLARTLEEVDLAQGYPHYLRLSGTVDPNSALLFDGLENPEYVIQFVIRDGHQDDPRLRKFVDVYQHSPVVRAKLDSFYGKLYQPGWSQ
- a CDS encoding methionine ABC transporter ATP-binding protein, with protein sequence MSSLVLTPPEALVADEPVRHLDDTHLRFTRLSKRYPGQLTDALKEINLSIRRGEIFGIIGRSGAGKSSLIRTINRLERPSGGSVEVDGVDIDRLNEDQLVAFRRRTGMIFQHFNLLSAKTVRQNIELPLRVAGVPPAERRSRVDALLELVGLRDYPDAYPAQLSGGQKQRVGIARALVHNPELLLCDEATSALDPETTRAILALLQRINREFNITIVLITHEMEVIHDICHRVAVLERGEIIEYGPVWQVYGNPQQETTRILLTPAHDSLPEILAGRITATPSAPDSPLLIRLRYRGLGASLELNRVLAAFQGNVTLVESAIEHIQGRAIGYLLLSVTPSPFASAIPQTLADSVEVLGYVTAA